One genomic window of Euleptes europaea isolate rEulEur1 chromosome 8, rEulEur1.hap1, whole genome shotgun sequence includes the following:
- the TERT gene encoding telomerase reverse transcriptase encodes MERPGIRRPLQRTLRSCYAAVLPLEAAVQRLQAGVQGQPEPLVRDWDPPCYRSLVGGCLVGLPAEATSPRFSLQQLSSPRDVVERVIQRVCEKHKRNVLAFGYALLEENKHPLPGSPAIWSFLPNNTTEAICQSVLWEMVLSRVGDELMMYLLEHCALFALVSPSCCYQICGQPIYELTGGTTVASPVFFRQRYFTPSHNVLSRYLRGRLRSRARYLGKAKQRKRKSKIRGQDPQEGLDCNSLGSPLVGQNCTESKPVTRIGDYLVSQRSPSVRSSFTAVSLKRRLKNCSEMPGKRIKTTPADEGSGKQTSLSEHHDRFIGNGGRNEPGGGVRSCLADVPVKDIAQERDSGAHTSGAPSKTLANHKFVACGKALRVESEKETLPDARADVQVGRGVLRASPTQKVIAKNITTDEHLKKNTWCSVGESSDAPGEIKMHDLLYSRWPRKEHLPKLFVLNRLKGYGAGGRKLVETIFLSDTVLRRPNNSCPPSPHRRKKRLPKRYWQMRDVFQELLWNHARCPYPAVLKRNCPLLVADKIGVRKQGESLSRKRQVGAEDCLRGVRDDLCPFPETSSSSSRIGEHVELSQGESEETTPRDASRTSFLALLKQNSSRWQVYTFVRECLERVVPAALWGSNHNKCRFYKNVKKLVSLGKLATFSLRELMWKMRVSDCAWLRLTKDSGRSIPPSEHHFRTALLSKFLYWLMDSYVAVLLRSFFYITETMFQKNLLVFFRKAVWSKLQSVGVRSHLAKVHLRALSKEELESLQRRKCVPLAAKLRFIPRMNGLRPVVKLNSLVGAGKFCRKDRDKKVQYFNTQLKNLFSVLQYERMKNPSLLGSSAFGRDDIYAMWKKFVVKVLESNAPMPAFYFVKADVSRAYETIPHNKLVEVISQILGPHNKTSYCIRRYAVIIRTRNGQIRKYYRRHVSTGKDYMPDMGLFVRHLQQSTPLRNAVIVEQSVSLKERCSSLLEFSQQLIRNSILKIENRYYVQCCGIPQGSILSTLFCNLCYGDMENKLLPGVQEDGVLMRLTDDFLFVTPHLAGAKTFLRTLAAGIPEYGFTINPAKTMVNFPLDEDIPGCSEFKQLPAHSIFPWCGLLINTQTLEVYCDYSRSTVLGRSVSTFTRYFCCKPTGFMHVLSSYPLTSQLKITPVSS; translated from the exons ATGGAACGGCCCGGGATTCGGCGGCCGCTGCAGCGGACGCTGCGGAGCTGCTATGCGGCGGTGTTGCCCCTGGAAGCCGCCGTGCAGCGCTTGCAAGCCGGCGTCCAGGGCCAGCCGGAGCCGCTGGTGCGGGACTGGGACCCCCCATGCTACCGCAGCCTGGTGGGCGGCTGCTTGGTGGGGCTGCCGGCCGAGGCGACCTCTCCTCGGTTCTCTTTGCAGCAG CTTTCCAGTCCCCGCGATGTTGTCGAAAGGGTCATTCAGAGAGTCTGTGAGAAGCATAAGAGGAACGTCTTGGCTTTTGGCTATGCCCTGTTGGAGGAGAACAAACACCCCTTGCCCGGCTCGCCCGCCATCTGGAGCTTTCTGCCTAATAACACAACCGAAGCCATTTGCCAGAGTGTCCTCTGGGAAATGGTCCTCAGCAGAGTTGGGGACGAGCTCATGATGTACCTGTTGGAGCACTGTGCGCTCTTCGCCCTGGTGTCTCCTAGCTGCTGCTACCAGATCTGTGGGCAACCTATCTATGAGCTCACCGGAGGGACCACAGTGGCCTCTCCTGTGTTCTttaggcagaggtatttcacccCATCCCACAATGTTTTATCCAGGTACCTGCGAGGAAGGCTTCGGTCTCGTGCGCGTTACCTAGGCAAGGCAAAACAGAGGAAGCGCAAATCTAAAATAAGAGGACAGGACCCACAGGAAGGTTTAGATTGTAACTCTTTGGGTTCTCCTTTGGTtggccagaactgtacagagAGCAAGCCAGTCACAAGGATCGGGGACTATCTGGTGAGCCAGCGAAGTCCCAGTGTGCGGTCATCATTTACGGCAGTGTCACTAAAAAGGAGACTGAAGAATTGCAGTGAAATGCCTGGAAAGAGAATTAAAACCACACCGGCGGACGAAGGGTCAGGAAAACAAACGTCTCTCTCCGAGCACCATGATCGATTTATTGGGAATGGTGGCAGAAATGAACCTGGAGGGGGTGTGAGGTCCTGTTTGGCGGACGTCCCTGTGAAGGACATTGCTCAAGAACGTGATTCTGGAGCACACACCTCTGGCGCACCTTCCAAGACTCTGGCAAATCACAAATTCGTTGCGTGTGGTAAGGCCTTAAGGGTAGAAAGTGAAAAGGAAACACTCCCAGACGCCAGGGCTGACGTTCAGGTTGGAAGAGGCGTCCTTAGAGCTTCTCCCACGCAGAAAGTAATTGCAAAAAATATTACTACAGATGAACACCTTAAAAAGAACACGTGGTGTTCAGTTGGGGAGTCTTCTGACGCACCGGGAGAAATTAAGATGCATGACCTCCTGTATTCTCGTTGGCCACGGAAAGAGCATTTACCTAAACTGTTTGTGCTGAATCGCTTAAAGGGTTATGGGGCAGGGGGACGAAAGCTTGTCGAAACTATCTTCTTGAGTGACACAGTTCTGCGGCGGCCCAACAATTCCTGTCCCCCAAGTCCCCATCGGAGGAAGAAGAGGCTTCCGAAGCGTTACTGGCAGATGAGAGACGTGTTCCAAGAACTGCTGTGGAACCATGCGAGGTGTCCGTATCCAGCAGTGTTGAAAAGGAATTGTCCTCTTTTGGTTGCAGACAAAATTGGTGTAAGAAAGCAAGGTGAGAGCTTATCAAGGAAGCGGCAGGTCGGCGCTGAAGATTGCCTCAGAGGTGTACGGGATGATTTGTgtccgt tcccagaAACATCTAGTAGTTCAAGCAGAATTGGCGAACACGTCGAGTTGAGTCAAGGAGAAAGTGAGGAGACAACCCCCAGAGACGCCTCCAGGACCAGTTTCCTGGCGCTCCTGAAGCAAAACAGCAGCCGCTGGCAAGTGTACACCTTCGTGAGGGAATGTCTCGAAAGGGTGGTCCCCGCAGCACTTTGGGGTTCGAACCACAACAAATGCCGCTTctacaaaaatgtaaaaaaactCGTCTCCCTGGGGAAGCTGGCCACCTTTTCTCTGCGGGAATTGATGTGGAAAATGAGGGTGAGCGATTGTGCCTGGCTTCGCCTGACCAAAG atAGTGGCCGCTCCATTCCTCCCTCAGAACACCATTTTCGTACAGCTCTGCTTTCCAAGTTCTTGTACTGGCTGATGGACTCCTATGTTGCTGTACTCCTCCGGTCTTTCTTCTACATCACAGAGACCATGTTTCAAAAGAACTTGCTCGTTTTCTTCCGAAAGGCTGTCTGGAGCAAGCTGCAGAGCGTCGGAGTGAG GAGCCATCTTGCAAAAGTGCACCTTCGCGCCTTGTCGAAGGAGGAGCTGGAAAGCCTGCAGCGGAGGAAGTGTGTCCCTTTGGCAGCCAAGCTCCGCTTCATCCCCAGGATGAATGGGCTGCGGCCGGTGGTCAAGCTGAATAGTCTGGTGGGAGCGGGGAAGTTCTGCAGAAAGGACAGAGACAAAAAG GTTCAGTACTTCAACACACAGCTTAAAAATTTATTTAGCGTGCTTCAGTACGAGCGAATGAAGAACCCCAGCCTGCTTGGTTCGTCTGCCTTCGGGAGAGATGATATCTATGCCATGTGGAAGAAGTTTGTCGTGAAAGTTTTGGAATCAAACGCCCCAATGCCTGCGTTCTATTTTGTGAAG GCTGATGTCAGTAGGGCTTACGAGACAATTCCCCATAATAAGCTTGTGGAAGTGATCTCACAGATCCTTGGTCCCCACAACAAGACCAGCTACTGTATTCGACGTTATGCCGTGATCATAAGGACGAGGAATGGGCAGATCAGAAAATACTATCGGAGACAC GTATCAACTGGGAAGGACTATATGCCAGACATGGGACTGTTTGTTCGTCATCTTCAACAGAGCACCCCGCTGCGGAATGCGGTAATAGTTGAACAG agtgTTTCTCTGAAGGAAAGATGTTCCAGTTTGTTGGAGTTTTCCCAGCAGCTAATCCGTAACAGCATCCTGAAGATAGAGAACAG ATACTATGTCCAGTGCTGCGGCATCCCCCAGGGCTCCATTTTGTCAACTTTGTTTTGCAACCTCTGCTATGGAGACATGGAGAACAAGCTGCTGCCTGGTGTGCAGGAAGACGG GGTGCTGATGCGTCTAACGGATGACTTTTTATTCGTGACACCTCACTTAGCAGGAGCCAAAACCTTTCTGAG GACACTGGCTGCGGGCATTCCTGAGTACGGCTTCACAATAAATCCAGCTAAGACCATGGTGAACTTTCCTCTGGATGAGGATATCCCAGGCTGCTCAGAATTCAAGCAGTTACCAGCTCACAGTATATTCCCGTGGTGTGGCTTATTAATTAATACCCAGACCCTTGAAGTGTATTGTGATTACTCCAG ATCAACAGTCTTAGGACGGTCTGTATCAACCTTTACAAGATATTTCTGCTGCAAGCCTACAG GTTTCATGCATGTGTTGTCCAGCTACCCTTTAACCAGCCAGTTAAAAATAACCCCGGTTTCTTCTTGA